Genomic DNA from Desulfurivibrio alkaliphilus AHT 2:
CCCTGGGGGGGTATGTCAACATGCTGGGGGAAAATCCCGGCGAGACCGCCGAGGCCGCCGAGACCGAGCGCTCCTTTGCCGGCAAGCCTCTCTGGCAGCGCTTTTTAATCGTTGCCGCCGGGCCCTTTTTCAACCTGGGCTTTGCCGTCCTGCTCTTTTTTCTGGTATACGCCTTTATTGGCCTGCCACACCCGGTGCCGGGCACCAAGATCGGTGAGGTGGCGCCGGACTCCCCCGCTGCCGAAGCCGGACTGCTGGCCGGTGACCATATCCTGGCGGTCAACGGCACGGCCACGGAAGACTGGGAGGATGTCTCCCGGTTGATCCGGGACGGCGAGGGCCGCCCGGTTATGCTGGACATTCGCCGCAACGGCGAGGTGTTACAGGTAACCAGCACCCCGAAAAAACAGGAGGTAACAAACATCTTCGGGGAGGTGGTGGGACAACGCTATATGCTGGGGGTCACCCGCAGCAGCGAGGTGGAATACCAGTCGATTTCCCTTTTTGAAGCCCTTGGGGCGGGGTTTGCCCAAACCTGGAGCCTGATCTGGCTGACCCTGGTGGCCATCGTGAAAATGATCCAGCAGATCATTCCCGCCACCGAATTGGGCGGGCCGATCCTGATCGCCCAGTTGGCAGGCCAGCAGATGGAGGTGGGCTGGATCAACTTCGTCTACTTCATGGCCCTGATCAGCATCAACCTGGGCATTTTGAACCTGCTGCCCATCCCGGTGCTGGACGGCGGCCACCTGGTCTTTTTCACCGTGGAGGCCATCACTCGCCGGCCGGTGAGCATGAGGGTGCGGGAGGTGGCCCAACAGGTCGGCATCCTGCTGCTGCTGGCGCTGATGTTTTTTGTCTTTTACAACGACATAATGCGCCTCTTCAACGGGTAAACGGGCGGCAGCACCGCATCTTGCGGCGATCGAGCCGGCTTGCGTACTGATGTACGCGGCGCCGGCTCGCTTGCCGCAACCTGCGGCACTGCCGCCCGTTTACCGGAGATTTTACGGATATTAGCAGCACCACTTTTTAGTAGATATTTTTTATGGCCAAGCGCGTTTCCACCATTCCGGCTTCTTTGCCGCCACTGATTCTGGCCCTGGAGACCTCCGGGAGTTGCGGCAGTGTGGCTCTGGTGGACGGGCGGGGGTGCCGGGCCGAGTATTCGCTGCAGTCCAGCCGCACCCATTCCCGGCGGCTGCTGGAGGCGGTGGAACAGTTGCTGACCGCCGCCGATGCCGACTGGCAGGAGCTGGATGCCCTGGCCGTGTGCCTGGGGCCGGGCAGTTTTACCGGCCTGCGCATCGGCCTGAGCACCGTCAAGGGCCTGGCCCTGGCCACCGGCAAGCCGCTGATCGGGGTAAGCTCCCTGGACGGCCTGGCCGCCCAGGCGGTGGCCCTGCCCGGCTGCTCGCTGCCGGTCTGCGCCCTGATCGACGCCCGCAAACAGGAAGTCTTTACCGCTTTTTACCACGGCCCCGATTACCAACCCGCCCCGCCCCCCGCCCCACTTGATGATGAACCTGCCGCTGAATGCCCGGCGGCAAACAATATCGGCCCCCTTACCCGCACCGCCCCTTACCTGGCCCTGCCGCCTGCCGAGCTGGCCGAGCGGATCAACCAGCCAACCCTGCTGCTGGGCAGCGGCGCCGAGCTGTACCGCGACCTGTTGCAGGAAAAACTGGGTCACTTGGCCCTTTTTGCTCCCCCCCAGCTATGCTATGCCCGGGCCGGAGCCATCGGCTGGCTGGCCTGCCGGCTATGGCAACAGGAGCGCTTTGTCGACCCGGGCCGGGTAACCCCCATCTATGTCCGTTCCGCCGACGCCAAACCACCGGAGCAAGCCCATGGAAAAATTTAACGCTGAACCACCAGGGAACGGTTAGGGCATGATTTACGGCATTGGCACCGATATCGTCAGCATTCCCCGTATTGCCGCAGCCCTGGCGCGCCACGGCGACCCCTTTGCCCGCCGTATCCTGGCCCCCCGAGAATGGGAGGAATACCAGGCCTTGCCCCACCACCGCCCACAGCTAACCGCCGCCTTTCTGGCCAAACGCTTTGCCGCCAAAGAGGCCGCCGCCAAAGCTTTGGGAACCGGCTTCAGCCGGGGCATCACCCTGGCCGGCATTGCCGTGGTCCACGACCAGCGAGGCCGCCCCGGCCTGCAATTCCACGACGCAGCCGCAGCATACTGCCGCGATGAAGGGATCATCCGCGGCCTGTTGTCCCTCAGCGACGAAAAAGAGTACGCCCTGGCCTTCGCCACCCTGATTTGCCAACAACGGTAAGCGGCCACGGGGCACCCCACCTTGCGGCGATCAGCCCGGCTTGCGTACAGGGGTACGCGGCGCCGGTCTGCTTGCCGCAATCTGGGGCACCCCGTGGCCGCTTACCCCGTGCCCTCGTGATCAATTACCCGGTAAGTTAGTACCTCTGGTGGACGGTTACGTCAATTGCGGGTGATGGTCTGCCAGTGTCCGTCGAGCAGCAGTTGGTGGGGTTTGAAACGGGATTTGTAGCTCATGGCGGGTACTTCTTTGATCCAGTAGCCCAGGTAAAGGTGTTCCAGCTTGACCTGGCGGCAAAGTTGGATCAGGGAAAGGATATTGAGTATTCCCGGGCTGCGGTGGGCCTGGTCTGGGTCGAAATAGAAATAGACCGCGTTCAAGGCCGTGGGGGCAATATCCACCACCGCCAGCCCCAGCAGGCGTTCTTCAACCCGGTAGGCAATCTCCCAGGTGTCGGTGATGGAGTTGAGGAAAAAACCGCCATAGTAGTCCACCGCCCGGCCATCCACCCCTTCCGACCCCGGCACGCACTCCTGATCGGGATAACGGCAGGCCAGAAAACGTTCGCACAACTCCAGTTTTTCGGCCGACAGTTGCAACGGCCCCTGACTGACCCGCACATCCTGGTTGCGGCGCCAGATCCGGCGCTGGTTGCGATTGGGCCTGAAATCACGCACCGCCAGCCGGATGGGCACACAGGCCTGGCAGTTGGGGCAGGCCATGGTGTACATGATGTTACCGTTGCGACGGAAACCTGCCTGCAAGTAATCATCGAACATCTCGCCACTTAATGGTGGGCAGGGAGACTGGCGGTACACCGCCCGGCTTTGCAGCCCGTAGGGGCACTCGGCGGCTATGTCAAACAGGTAGTCACGCATGGGCAATCAGCTTCAATACAACAGGTAAGCCTGCCGACGGCGGGCAAAATCGTCCAGCTCCGGTTGCCAGCCGGCTTCAAGTTGCAGCACCGACTCCCCGGCCTGCAGCCGGGGCCAGAGGTCTTCATCGCCCAGGATCAGGTGCATGGGCGTCTTTTCGTATTCATACTCATAAGGCGGTGCTTTCAAGGCAAACTCCGGGTAAAGGCGGGCCGTGGCCTGAAGCAGGGCCAGGGTTGTGCGGTAGGGCAAAAACCGGGCCGGGTCGGTTACATGCAGTTGAAAACCGACACAGGGCTCACCGGCCCACTTGCCGGCCACCGGCTCAAAGACCAGGGGCCGCAGATAACAGCCGGGCAGCGGGATTTCGGCAATCGCTGCCAGCATCTCATCATGGCGCCAAAAGGGCGCCCCAAACAGTTCAAAGGGCAAGGTGGTGCCACGCCCTTCGGAAATATTGGTGCCCTCCCAAATCACCTGCCCGGGGTAAACCAGCGCAGTCCGGCAAGAGGGCATGTTGGGCGAGGGAAAGACCCAGGGCAGACCGGTGTCGGCAAACAGCATCTCCCGCCGCCAGCCGCCCACCGGGATCACCTCCAGGGGGCAATCAACCTTGAACTCCCCCTTGATCATCAAAGCCAACTCCCCCAGGGTCATGCCATGACGCATGGGAATCGGGTACAGGCCGACAAAGGAGCGACAGGAGGGGCGCAACAGATTGCCCTCCAGCGCCAGGCCGCCCACCGGGTTGGGCCGATCCAGGACCACCACCGGTATATCCTGCTCCGCCGCCGCTTCCATACAGTAGGCCAGGGTATAGAGAAAGGTGTAAACCCGGGTACCCACATCCACC
This window encodes:
- the acpS gene encoding holo-ACP synthase translates to MIYGIGTDIVSIPRIAAALARHGDPFARRILAPREWEEYQALPHHRPQLTAAFLAKRFAAKEAAAKALGTGFSRGITLAGIAVVHDQRGRPGLQFHDAAAAYCRDEGIIRGLLSLSDEKEYALAFATLICQQR
- the tsaB gene encoding tRNA (adenosine(37)-N6)-threonylcarbamoyltransferase complex dimerization subunit type 1 TsaB, with product MAKRVSTIPASLPPLILALETSGSCGSVALVDGRGCRAEYSLQSSRTHSRRLLEAVEQLLTAADADWQELDALAVCLGPGSFTGLRIGLSTVKGLALATGKPLIGVSSLDGLAAQAVALPGCSLPVCALIDARKQEVFTAFYHGPDYQPAPPPAPLDDEPAAECPAANNIGPLTRTAPYLALPPAELAERINQPTLLLGSGAELYRDLLQEKLGHLALFAPPQLCYARAGAIGWLACRLWQQERFVDPGRVTPIYVRSADAKPPEQAHGKI
- a CDS encoding exo-beta-N-acetylmuramidase NamZ family protein; the protein is MISLGLEFLLQDPPAYLRGKRLGLLCNQASTDHRLGHARDLLSRRFGAQLSCLFSPQHGFFAEKQDNMIESGHSTDPVTGLPVFSLYGEVRKPTPAMLEHCDLLLVDLVDVGTRVYTFLYTLAYCMEAAAEQDIPVVVLDRPNPVGGLALEGNLLRPSCRSFVGLYPIPMRHGMTLGELALMIKGEFKVDCPLEVIPVGGWRREMLFADTGLPWVFPSPNMPSCRTALVYPGQVIWEGTNISEGRGTTLPFELFGAPFWRHDEMLAAIAEIPLPGCYLRPLVFEPVAGKWAGEPCVGFQLHVTDPARFLPYRTTLALLQATARLYPEFALKAPPYEYEYEKTPMHLILGDEDLWPRLQAGESVLQLEAGWQPELDDFARRRQAYLLY
- the rseP gene encoding RIP metalloprotease RseP is translated as MSTIISFIIVLGVLIFVHEFGHFIVAKLFNVKVLKFSLGFGPRLFGRRIGETDYQVSALPLGGYVNMLGENPGETAEAAETERSFAGKPLWQRFLIVAAGPFFNLGFAVLLFFLVYAFIGLPHPVPGTKIGEVAPDSPAAEAGLLAGDHILAVNGTATEDWEDVSRLIRDGEGRPVMLDIRRNGEVLQVTSTPKKQEVTNIFGEVVGQRYMLGVTRSSEVEYQSISLFEALGAGFAQTWSLIWLTLVAIVKMIQQIIPATELGGPILIAQLAGQQMEVGWINFVYFMALISINLGILNLLPIPVLDGGHLVFFTVEAITRRPVSMRVREVAQQVGILLLLALMFFVFYNDIMRLFNG
- a CDS encoding arginyltransferase encodes the protein MRDYLFDIAAECPYGLQSRAVYRQSPCPPLSGEMFDDYLQAGFRRNGNIMYTMACPNCQACVPIRLAVRDFRPNRNQRRIWRRNQDVRVSQGPLQLSAEKLELCERFLACRYPDQECVPGSEGVDGRAVDYYGGFFLNSITDTWEIAYRVEERLLGLAVVDIAPTALNAVYFYFDPDQAHRSPGILNILSLIQLCRQVKLEHLYLGYWIKEVPAMSYKSRFKPHQLLLDGHWQTITRN